A part of Candidatus Saccharimonadales bacterium genomic DNA contains:
- a CDS encoding pyridoxamine 5'-phosphate oxidase family protein, with product MNNEQIEAIIREYIPQIIHMSLATVEDNKPWVCEVHFSYDDELNLYFMSSTKTRHAQEIAKNPHVAGNIVTQHHKNQKVRCVDFEGIAEILSSADAEQIAYPAYVKRYGESEGLLNEIRKDGDARFFKISVKDFYLFDSYGEGRAKHHLPWHSEEQS from the coding sequence ATGAACAATGAACAGATAGAAGCGATTATTCGTGAGTATATTCCTCAGATTATTCATATGTCGCTTGCAACGGTTGAAGACAATAAGCCATGGGTTTGTGAAGTACATTTTTCATATGACGATGAACTTAATTTATATTTCATGTCGAGTACAAAAACCCGCCACGCACAGGAAATTGCGAAAAATCCACACGTTGCTGGAAATATTGTTACGCAGCATCACAAAAACCAAAAAGTTCGCTGTGTAGATTTTGAGGGCATAGCGGAAATACTAAGTAGCGCGGATGCGGAACAAATCGCATACCCCGCGTACGTTAAAAGGTATGGTGAGTCAGAAGGCCTGTTAAACGAAATTCGAAAAGATGGCGACGCACGATTCTTTAAGATCAGTGTGAAAGATTTTTATCTTTTTGATAGTTACGGCGAAGGCCGGGCCAAACATCATCTTCCATGGCATAGCGAGGAGCAATCATGA
- a CDS encoding phenylalanine--tRNA ligase subunit alpha — translation MTTFAEITAARDLLLERMQTPELRANVLRGPELKKLFGAIRDQSAETRAEFGQAVNQLRLEIEAKLQEYESQDEEVETLDVTAPWDVNTKTPKLLPTETGTQHPLTRELENVINIFTRMGFEAVESRQLDDDYHMFESLNFPENHPARDGYDTFRTEEGFIPPAHTSTMQNRILKEGREKLEAGGNIAAISYGRVFRNEDVDATHEHTFYQCEGVFVSDDATLGQMLGTLRSFFEVYYGQKLKIKTQPGYFPFVEPGLEFLIERPAALGGKPGEWLEMLGCGMIHPNVLKMADIDPQKYRGFAWGGGIDRLVMLKYGIEDVRHFESGKLAFLRKFV, via the coding sequence ATGACAACATTTGCTGAAATTACCGCTGCGCGAGATTTACTTCTTGAACGAATGCAAACACCCGAACTAAGGGCGAATGTTTTACGCGGGCCAGAACTCAAGAAGCTTTTTGGAGCAATCAGAGACCAGTCAGCTGAAACCCGTGCTGAATTTGGACAAGCAGTCAACCAATTGCGACTCGAAATTGAAGCAAAACTCCAAGAATATGAGAGTCAAGATGAAGAGGTTGAGACACTTGACGTAACCGCACCATGGGATGTGAACACAAAAACACCCAAGCTTTTACCGACAGAAACAGGAACGCAGCATCCCCTTACCCGGGAACTAGAAAATGTTATTAATATTTTTACGCGTATGGGATTTGAGGCGGTTGAATCCCGCCAGCTTGACGATGATTATCATATGTTCGAATCGCTTAACTTCCCCGAAAACCACCCGGCACGCGACGGCTACGATACATTCCGTACTGAAGAGGGTTTCATTCCACCAGCACACACCAGTACTATGCAAAATCGAATTCTAAAAGAGGGTCGCGAAAAATTAGAGGCTGGCGGTAACATTGCGGCAATTAGTTATGGCCGTGTATTTCGTAACGAAGATGTCGACGCGACACATGAACATACGTTCTACCAATGCGAAGGCGTGTTTGTGAGCGACGATGCAACGCTTGGACAAATGCTCGGAACACTTCGAAGTTTCTTCGAGGTATATTACGGACAAAAGTTGAAGATTAAAACTCAGCCAGGTTATTTTCCGTTCGTCGAACCCGGGCTTGAATTTTTAATCGAACGACCAGCAGCGCTTGGCGGCAAACCTGGCGAATGGCTAGAAATGCTTGGATGTGGCATGATTCACCCGAATGTTCTAAAAATGGCAGATATTGACCCGCAGAAATATCGTGGTTTTGCATGGGGCGGCGGCATTGATCGTCTAGTCATGCTGAAATACGGCATAGAAGACGTCCGTCATTTTGAATCAGGAAAATTGGCATTCCTAAGGAAATTCGTATGA
- a CDS encoding aquaporin, which produces MATKSAASSAKKKSAANKSSAATKVTTVKAVESRPTTSSTANKRARFNVPLAAAMIAEFIGTFLLASVALLTQGNPLYVGFALIGIVLAVGAMSGAHVNPLVTVGAWATRRITGMRAAAYLVAQVLGGLAALGIISAFIGGAPKLSADAAAYGQQAATLFEVAKLVDGKEWFLFFAELLGASVLGFAVASALRENKERIAAAFTVGLGLFSALVIASVAAGYVGGNAVVNPAVAFTLSAFDWSDFKWWSVAIYIVAPLIGGVAGFFLQDVLKTSTEEA; this is translated from the coding sequence ATGGCTACTAAATCCGCTGCGTCGTCAGCAAAGAAAAAGTCGGCTGCAAACAAGTCGTCTGCAGCGACAAAAGTAACAACCGTAAAAGCTGTTGAATCACGTCCAACAACTAGTTCTACGGCTAATAAGCGTGCGCGTTTCAACGTGCCTCTAGCAGCAGCAATGATTGCCGAATTCATCGGCACGTTCCTACTAGCAAGTGTCGCATTACTAACACAAGGCAACCCACTATACGTTGGTTTCGCCCTAATTGGTATTGTACTTGCCGTTGGTGCGATGTCAGGTGCACACGTTAACCCTCTTGTCACCGTAGGTGCATGGGCAACACGTCGTATCACAGGCATGCGAGCCGCGGCTTACCTTGTTGCGCAGGTCCTCGGTGGTCTTGCTGCACTTGGTATCATTAGCGCCTTCATTGGTGGTGCTCCAAAGCTATCAGCAGACGCAGCCGCATATGGCCAACAAGCAGCAACACTATTCGAGGTTGCAAAACTCGTAGACGGAAAAGAATGGTTCTTGTTCTTTGCAGAACTACTTGGTGCTAGCGTTCTTGGATTTGCTGTTGCAAGTGCACTACGCGAAAACAAAGAACGTATCGCAGCCGCATTTACTGTTGGTCTAGGCCTATTTAGCGCCCTAGTTATCGCCAGTGTTGCTGCAGGATATGTTGGTGGAAACGCTGTTGTTAACCCAGCAGTTGCCTTTACACTAAGTGCCTTTGACTGGTCTGATTTTAAATGGTGGTCAGTTGCTATTTATATCGTTGCCCCACTCATCGGTGGTGTTGCTGGATTCTTCCTGCAGGACGTCCTAAAGACAAGTACCGAAGAAGCTTAA
- a CDS encoding DNA recombination protein RmuC, with translation MEQTILIILLVVIIIAIAAFAFTLNQRLREIKNSSAVELMKTDVTELTRTIANLQQNMGATLERSNMAVQTSVQKQLGESAKLVADVTHRLAKLDETNRRVVDVADELRTLQNVLQNPKQRGVFGEYYLQSVLENVMSPAQFQMQYKFNDGEIVDAVIFLEKGQILPIDSKFSLENYNRMIEATDKLERERLLLKVKADLKARIDETSKYIRPSEKTMDFSFMFIPSESLYYDLLISNVGVGGSSRNLIEYAFRDKKVIIVSPTSFMAYLQTVLQGLRSLQIEEQAKDIQIRVGKLGLHIGKFEEYMQKLGASLGTTVNHYNSAHKELGKIDKDVVKIAGNDSNVDALLLDRPHKDDEY, from the coding sequence ATGGAACAAACAATTCTGATTATTTTACTTGTCGTTATTATTATCGCAATCGCGGCTTTTGCATTTACGCTAAATCAACGGCTTCGCGAAATCAAAAACAGTAGTGCGGTTGAGCTCATGAAGACCGATGTAACCGAACTTACGCGTACAATTGCTAACTTACAGCAGAACATGGGCGCTACGCTTGAACGCAGTAATATGGCCGTCCAGACATCTGTCCAAAAACAACTGGGTGAAAGTGCAAAGCTGGTCGCCGATGTAACGCATAGACTTGCAAAACTCGATGAAACTAATCGCCGGGTTGTTGATGTGGCTGACGAGTTAAGAACTTTGCAAAATGTTTTGCAAAACCCAAAACAGCGCGGTGTGTTTGGTGAATATTATTTGCAGTCCGTTTTGGAAAACGTCATGTCTCCGGCGCAGTTTCAGATGCAGTATAAGTTTAATGACGGCGAGATTGTCGACGCGGTAATTTTTCTAGAAAAAGGCCAAATTCTTCCAATCGACAGTAAATTCAGCCTTGAGAATTACAATCGTATGATTGAAGCAACCGACAAGCTTGAACGTGAGCGTTTGTTGCTAAAAGTAAAAGCAGACCTAAAAGCGCGCATTGACGAGACGAGCAAATATATTCGTCCGAGTGAGAAAACGATGGATTTTTCATTCATGTTTATTCCCAGCGAATCGCTGTATTATGATCTACTCATCAGCAATGTAGGTGTTGGCGGGAGTTCTCGCAATTTGATTGAATATGCCTTTCGGGATAAGAAAGTCATCATTGTCAGCCCTACGAGTTTTATGGCGTATCTGCAGACAGTTTTGCAAGGACTTCGTAGTTTGCAGATTGAAGAACAAGCCAAAGATATTCAGATACGCGTAGGTAAGCTGGGGCTGCATATCGGTAAGTTTGAAGAGTATATGCAAAAGCTTGGCGCATCACTAGGCACAACGGTTAATCACTACAATAGCGCCCATAAAGAGCTAGGCAAGATAGATAAAGATGTCGTTAAGATCGCAGGCAATGATTCGAATGTCGACGCGCTTTTATTAGACCGCCCGCACAAAGACGACGAATACTAA